Proteins from a single region of Salvelinus fontinalis isolate EN_2023a chromosome 15, ASM2944872v1, whole genome shotgun sequence:
- the si:dkey-87k14.1 gene encoding leucine-rich repeat transmembrane protein FLRT2 — protein sequence MELHPLRVWNKDWASFLRPWIPILLGLHMQFSRASGSSCPEECRCDRTFVYCNERSLTSVPLGIGEGYKTLYLHNNQINNAGFPSELHNVASVETVYLYGNQLDEFPINLPKNVRVLHLQENNIQTISRAALAQLLWLEELHLDDNSISTVGVEEGAFREAVSLKMLFLTKNHLSSVPIGLPEDLKELRLDENRIAVITEEALRNVTRLERLLLDGNLLTDEGVAPGTFQDLVTLRELSLARNSLTYPPPLLPGDVLVKLNFQDNQMNEIPVTAFAGLRKLERLDISNNQLQSLTEGVFDGLVSLRQLTVRNNLWLCDCSINWVILWLKSLPVSLNVRGFMCQKPETVRGMVIRELNTELIQCPRSTTVDLLPTHLPPTLPGLTTRFPPSSTGYPSDTESLSPPSRLPFSPTHHPPLLPSSPPRDGEQRTNLPPLDPERETLQIKFTILNGSAIHVSWVASFPVTAYKVTWAKMGPSLSGDTVRERMVGGEHRGIRLVNLKPKSTYRICVIPLDAFNNYRPKDDTVCSEAVTKPVSYGQGNNTGPPGPEQATQQDLSSPFLLAGLIGGAVIVVLVLLLSIFCWHMHKKGRSSSAKWKYNKGRRKDDYCEAGTKKDNSILEMTETSFQIASLNNEQLLKGDYRIQPIYTPNGGIGFRDCPLGSNSTVYCKNNVQADADFCRT from the coding sequence ATGGAGCTACATCCGTTGCGCGTGTGGAATAAGGACTGGGCCTCTTTCCTCAGGCCATGGATACCCATACTGCTGGGCCTGCACATGCAGTTCTCCAGGGCGTCCGGCTCAAGCTGCCCAGAGGAGTGCCGCTGTGACAGGACCTTTGTTTACTGCAACGAGAGGAGCCTGACCTCGGTGCCTCTAGGGATCGGAGAGGGCTACAAGACCCTGTACCTCCACAACAACCAGATCAACAATGCCGGCTTCCCCTCGGAGCTTCACAACGTCGCCTCCGTGGAGACTGTCTATCTCTATGGTAACCAGCTGGATGAGTTTCCCATCAACCTGCCCAAGAATGTACGGGTACTGCACCTGCAGGAGAACAACATCCAGACCATCTCCAGGGCCGCGCTGGCTCAGCTGCTGTGGCTGGAGGAGCTCCACCTGGACGATAACTCTATCTCCACAGTTGGGGTGGAAGAAGGGGCATTCAGGGAGGCCGTCAGCCTCAAGATGCTTTTCCTCACCAAGAACCACCTGAGCAGTGTCCCTATTGGTCTCCCTGAGGACCTCAAAGAGTTGCGATTGGACGAGAACCGGATTGCAGTGATCACCGAGGAGGCGCTCAGGAATGTGACGAGGTTAGAGCGCCTCCTACTGGACGGGAACCTGCTGACGGACGAGGGTGTGGCCCCTGGAACCTTCCAGGACCTGGTGACACTACGGGAGCTGTCTCTGGCGCGGAACTCCCTCACCTACCCGCCCCCGCTTCTCCCAGGGGATGTTCTGGTGAAGCTGAACTTTCAAGATAATCAGATGAATGAGATCCCTGTGACGGCCTTCGCGGGGCTGAGAAAGCTGGAGAGGCTAGATATTTCCAACAACCAGCTGCAGTCCCTGACAGAGGGGGTCTTTGATGGCCTCGTCAGCCTCAGACAGCTCACTGTTCGTAACAACCTTTGGCTGTGTGACTGCAGCATTAACTGGGTCATACTGTGGTTAAAGTCTCTGCCAGTCTCCCTCAACGTGCGCGGCTTCATGTGCCAGAAGCCCGAAACTGTCCGGGGCATGGTAATCAGAGAGCTGAACACCGAGCTTATCCAGTGCCCTCGCAGCACCACGGTTGACCTGCTGCCCACCCACTTGCCCCCCACCTTGCCAGGCCTCACCACccgcttccctccctcctccacaggCTACCCCTCAGACacggagtctctctctcccccatccaggCTCCCCTTCTCACCCACACatcacccccccctcctcccctcctcccctcccagagatggggaacagaggactaaCCTGCCGCCCCTGGATCCTGAGCGGGAGACCCTGCAGATCAAGTTCACCATACTCAATGGTTCAGCCATCCACGTCAGCTGGGTGGCCTCCTTTCCTGTCACAGCCTACAAGGTCACCTGGGCCAAGATGGGTCCCAGCCTGTCGGgagacacagtgagggagaggATGGTGGGAGGGGAGCACCGGGGCATAAGGTTGGTCAACCTCAAGCCTAAGTCCACCTACCGGATCTGTGTCATCCCGTTGGATGCGTTCAATAACTACCGGCCCAAGgatgatacagtgtgttcagaggCTGTGACTAAGCCGGTCTCCTATGGCCAAGGTAATAATACAGGGCCACCGGGGCCGGAGCAGGCCACCCAGCAGGACCTCAGTTCTCCCTTTCTTCTGGCTGGCCTCATCGGAGGGGCCGTGATCGTAGTTCTGGTGCTTCTCCTTAGCATATTCTGCTGGCACATGCACAAGAAGGGTCGGTCATCCTCGGCCAAGTGGAAATACAATAAGGGCAGGAGAAAAGACGACTACTGCGAGGCAGGAACCAAAAAGGATAACTCTATACTGGAAATGACTGAGACCAGCTTCCAGATAGCGTCCCTGAACAACGAGCAGCTCCTCAAGGGAGACTACCGCATACAGCCCATTTATACCCCTAATGGGGGCATTGGCTTCAGAGACTGCCCTCTGGGAAGCAATAGCACAGTATACTGCAAGAACAATGTTCAAGCAGACGCAGACTTTTGCCGTACATGA